The Alcaligenes faecalis sequence TCGAAGTGATTGGAGTACAGGTGGCAGTCGCCGCCTGTCCAGATGAAATCACCCACCTCCAGGTCACACTGTTGCGCCACCATGTGGGTTAGCAAGGCGTAGCTGGCGATATTGAAGGGCACACCCAGGAAAATATCCGCACTGCGCTGGTAGAGCTGGCAGGATAGCTTGCCGTTGGCCACATAAAATTGGAACAGGGCGTGGCAAGGGGGCAGAGCCATCTGGCCCACATCCGCCACATTCCAGGCCGAGACGATCAGGCGACGTGAGTCGGGATTCTTGCGAATCTGCTCCACCAACTGGCTGATCTGGTCGATGTGACGACCGTCGGGGGTCGGCCAGGAGCGCCATTGCACGCCATAGACCGGGCCCAGATTGCCGTCCTTGTCGGCCCATTCGTCCCAGATGGAGACGCCGCGCTCTTGCAGCCAGCGCACATTGGACTCACCACGCAAAAACCACAGCAACTCAATAAAGATGCTGCGGGTATGCAGTTTCTTGGTGGTGATCAGCGGGAAACCCTGCGACAGATCGAAGCGCATTTGGTGACCAAATACCGAGTTCGTGCCGGTACCTGTGCGGTCACCTTTGGGAGTGCCTTGGGTGTAGACCAGGCGCAGCAGGTCTTCGTAGGGATAGAGGGACATGTGTGTGGCCTCAGGCTTGCTGAATGTCGACGGAGTAGGTGATTTCGGCAGTTTTGCCCAACATGGCCGACGCCGAGCAGTACTTGTCGTGCGACAGTTGTACGGCACGCTCCACCGCTGCTTGGGGGAGGTCCTTGCCAGTCACCACAAAGGTGAAGTGGATCTTGGTGAAAACCTTGGGGTCGGTGTCGGCGCGTTCGGCCGTCAGTTTCACTTGGCAGCCGGTAATAGCGTGACGCCCGCGTTTTAGAATCAGCACCACATCGTACGCAGCACAACCACCGGCACCGGTCAGCAGCATTTCCATGGGCCGTGGGGCCAGATTATTACCACCACCTTCAGGGGCGCCGTCCATGGCTGTCACATGACCACTGCCGGTACGGGCAACAAACAGCATTCCTTCTGTGCCGCCCCAGTCGATTGTGCATTCCATCTGAATTCCTTTGTGTGCAGTGCGAGCCAAGGCTCGTCAGTAGATTGATAGCCGTGATTGTACTTTTTGATGGGGGCTGTGTCGCGCCTGGATGGAAACCAGGGTTAGCGTGATTTGACGCGGATTTTTGCAGTTTTATGGCTAATTTGAATATGAGGCCTGAATGTGGGCCTTGTTACTGCTTAGGGCATCTGACTGTGGTGGGTGCTGTGCCTGTATAAGGAATTCTATATAGATAAATCAGAGTAGAACCGTAGCTTTTGTAAGATTTAGACTGGTTTTGTTTATTGTCCTAGGATAAACTTCTGCTCGGTACACGGCATTTTGAAACAGATATGTCACAGGGGTTTACCCTCGCCTATAATGGCTGTCGCCCGTATACCAAAAAATGTCGTGCTCGTATTTGTTCTGTCTCAATAAACCTTGCTTTCAGTGGGGGCTTTATTCAGGCGTAACAGACGGGTGTTTTAACATGACGGCTCTCGCGACCTAGGCAGTCGCAGATTTTTTGCGTCCATGCTCTTTTGATCTGCGACGCGTCAAGGTGCCGCCGAGCTGCTTGGCAGCTTCACATTAACCAGGCCTGGATCATTGTGAATACCGTTTCAATACTGCTACTAGCTTTCATATTGTCCGTTACAGGACTCTTTGTTTTCATCTGGTCGTTACGTCGTAACTTCTTTGACCACAGTCCCGCTGCTTCGCGTGAGATCTTCTCCAAAGGCGAAATCGGGCAGGTAGATGACCCTTCCGCCACCCCCGAACAACGTCAGGCACTTCAAGAAGAAATGGGTCGCAAGACAATTTCTGCTGAGGATCGTCAGGCGCTGAGCGTGGAGCTGGCAGAGCGCGTGGAAGCCGACCGCTCCTCCGCTAAGGTCACGTTCATTTTGCTGGCCTGTTCGGTCTTTTGGCTGCTGTTTGCCTCGACGGCAGGTCTGATCAGCTCGATCAAGCTGCACGATCCCGAATTTCTGACGCAGCACGCCTGGATGACTTTCGGGCGCATGCGTACGTTGCACCTGAACGGTGTGGCGTATGGTTGGGCTCCAATGGCCGCTTTCGGGGTCGCCATGTGGATGCTGCCTCGTTTGCTCAAGACTCCCCTGATCGGTGCGCGTTATGCCATCACGGGCGGGATCTTGTGGAATATTGGTCTGGCTATCGGTCTGACATGTATCGCGATGGGTATCACCGACGGTATGGAATGGCTGGAAATGCCTTGGCAGGTTGATATCCTGATGGTGATCGGTGGTGCCCTGGCTGCCTTGCCATTGGTCTTCACCTTGCAAAACCGTCGTGCTCACCACCTGTATGTCTCGGTGTGGTACATGGGCGCCGCCCTGTTCTGGTTCCCCATTTTGTTCCTGGTTGGTAACCTGCCTGCCGTACACGTGGGTGTTGAGCAAGCAACCATGAACTGGTGGTTTGGCCACAACGTGCTGGGTCTGTTCTACACC is a genomic window containing:
- a CDS encoding thymidylate synthase; amino-acid sequence: MSLYPYEDLLRLVYTQGTPKGDRTGTGTNSVFGHQMRFDLSQGFPLITTKKLHTRSIFIELLWFLRGESNVRWLQERGVSIWDEWADKDGNLGPVYGVQWRSWPTPDGRHIDQISQLVEQIRKNPDSRRLIVSAWNVADVGQMALPPCHALFQFYVANGKLSCQLYQRSADIFLGVPFNIASYALLTHMVAQQCDLEVGDFIWTGGDCHLYSNHFEQAELQLSREPRPYPTLTIKRKPASLFDYEYEDFEITDYDPHPHIKAPVAV
- a CDS encoding OsmC family protein codes for the protein MECTIDWGGTEGMLFVARTGSGHVTAMDGAPEGGGNNLAPRPMEMLLTGAGGCAAYDVVLILKRGRHAITGCQVKLTAERADTDPKVFTKIHFTFVVTGKDLPQAAVERAVQLSHDKYCSASAMLGKTAEITYSVDIQQA
- a CDS encoding cbb3-type cytochrome c oxidase subunit I, whose protein sequence is MNTVSILLLAFILSVTGLFVFIWSLRRNFFDHSPAASREIFSKGEIGQVDDPSATPEQRQALQEEMGRKTISAEDRQALSVELAERVEADRSSAKVTFILLACSVFWLLFASTAGLISSIKLHDPEFLTQHAWMTFGRMRTLHLNGVAYGWAPMAAFGVAMWMLPRLLKTPLIGARYAITGGILWNIGLAIGLTCIAMGITDGMEWLEMPWQVDILMVIGGALAALPLVFTLQNRRAHHLYVSVWYMGAALFWFPILFLVGNLPAVHVGVEQATMNWWFGHNVLGLFYTPMALASVYYFLPKIIGQPISSYNLSLVGFWGLAFFYGQVGGHHLVGGPVPQWMITLSIVQSMMMIIPVLAFSINQHYTMKGHFRTLIHSPTLRFIVLGGMMYTVSSIQGSFEALRSINTITHFTHFTVAHAHIGLYGFFTIVMFGAIYYVMPRVLSWEWPYPKLISLHFWLVVIGFSIYAIGLSIGGWLQGLAMLDPAKAFMESVFVTMPYLKSRSIGGGLMTLGHLVFAFHFVAMALRYGSRRIGPALFHQRSATRNVVEA